A part of Rhopalosiphum maidis isolate BTI-1 chromosome 3, ASM367621v3, whole genome shotgun sequence genomic DNA contains:
- the LOC113559952 gene encoding uncharacterized protein LOC113559952 codes for MMESISRTFYVLLFITSSWVAAETKQNITGYAQQPSCPPLGLGEYFEVATIQTKSRMYGCAYLDKDTVLSKTPLLSMWLERPVETSVHGHCDDLTSMDHFVFKCIPKYYPHRTNEYIRGWHYITLLERRPSMKNNTEIKSTLFFRCAVYDVHNATSEGVKIIRMAISAPRVGMMHESQCDSLSKTMGQDNLSYVPEGRRTWPNGSLYLYLLGKSLIESPPKKEQPKV; via the exons ATGATGGAGTCAATATCAAGAACATTCTacgttttactttttatcacATCCTCCTGGGTGGCAGCCGAGACAAAACAAA ATATCACAGGTTATGCCCAGCAACCATCATGTCCTCCACTTGGACTAGGAGAATACTTTGAGGTTGCCACGATACAAACAAAGTCACGAATGTACGGTTGTGCTTACTTAGATAAAGATACGGTATTGAGTAAAACTCCATTGTTGAGTATGTGGCTTGAACGTCCCGTGGAAACAAGTGTACACGGACATTGCGATGACCTGACTT CTATGGATCACTTCGTTTTTAAGTGTATTCCAAAATACTATCCGCACCGTACTAACGAGTATATTCGAGGCTGGCATTATATAACGCTGTTAGAACGTAGGCCAtccatgaaaaataatacggAAATCAAATCAACATTATTCTTCAGATGTGCC GTTTACGATGTGCATAATGCTACTTCTGAGGGAGTGAAGATAATAAGAATGGCGATCAGCGCACCAAGAGTAGGGATGATGCATGAAAGCCAGTGCGATAGCCTTTCGAAAACCATGGGACAGGATAACTTATCATACGTCCCTGAAGGTCGACGAACATGGCCCAATGGTTCATTGTATTTATACCTGTTGGGAAAATCATTAATAGAATCCCCCCCCAAAAAAGAACAACCCAAA gtcTAA
- the LOC113559697 gene encoding leucine-rich repeat protein soc-2 homolog, whose amino-acid sequence MLRFVYHANIGNGKLELEFKKPNKLLLIESLDINCLDDIIRIMADERKIMVNELRERIINRFDPTAVQCIALDSFDKRILNMTHLTSLRLENCDLPTIPVEIGRLPIEVLSIRGSKLPTNQDTFWNWISMTSICNTLKSLNLDSTGLKRLPFEIMFLKNLYSLSARYNELTYIPHCLLELEKVYFNLEHNALVYVPQNLFFGKNLGWNLLDNPMVITKCQKKSYIRRYLDVLNKENNEDYSKITVQPLTNLSLYNFMDNFNIPFKRQDIPRTLWVYLNLVGRCIVCNRWILPDYSKIKYTHSKDEIPFSEFSIGYLMQSMSCSIPNNCKIPSEN is encoded by the exons ATGCTGAGATTTGTGTACCACGCAAATATTGGCAATGGTAAATTAGAATTGGAGTTCAAAAAACCCAATAAACTATTGCTAATAGAATCACTGGACATCAACTGTTTGGACGATATAATTCGAATTATGGCTGATGAGAGAAAAATCATGGTCAATGAATTACGGGAGCGCATTATTAATCGTTTTGATCCAACAGCTGTCCAGTGTATAGCTCTTGACAGTTTTGATAAGCGTATATTAAACATGACTCATTTGACTTCACTTCGGCTGGAAAACTGTGATTTACCAACGATTCCTGTAGAAATTGGCCGTTTACCGATAGAAGTGCTAAGCATACGCGGTAGTAAACTACCTACCAATCAAGATACCTTCTGGAATTGGATATCAATGACATCAATTTGCAATACATTAAAATCCTTAAATTTAGATTCTACTGGCCTCAAAAGATTGCCATTTGAAATTATGTTCCTGAAAAATCTATATTCGTTATCTGCAAGATATAATGAACTG acatATATACCTCACTGTCTTCTAGAACTTGAGAAAGTATACTTCAATCTAGAACACAATGCATTAGTATATGTTCctcaaaatcttttttttggaaaaaatcttGGATGGAATTTATTAGATAACCCAATGGTCATAACGAAATGCCAAAAAAAATCGTACATACGTCGTTATTTGGATGTGTTgaacaaagaaaataatgaagattattcaaaaattaccgTTCAACCACTAACAAATTTGtcattgtacaattttatggataattttaatataccattcAAGAGACAAGATATACCTCGTACACTGTgggtatacttaaatttagtgGGTCGTTGTATTGTGTGTAATAGATGGATATTACCCGATTActctaaaataaagtatacacaTAGCAAAGATGAGATACCTTTCTCCGAATTTTCCATAGGTTATCTAATGCAATCAATGTCTTGTAGTATtccaaataattgtaaaataccaAGTGAAAACTAG